CAGCAATGACATCGGGGCACTTATAATtggggtagtgtttgcagggtagttcCACATCCAAAATTGCTGTGTACAGTCACAGATggagcagtatggcacagagaagacgtctacagaccctctgctgtggagggccataggaggAATGGGAGCAGgatagtcgcaaactgatgtggcccaatggcttaatgtgaactGTTCTTCTGTTTCTGGGATGAGAGAACCAAAACTGTATCCCGGACAGGGCCGACtacatgtgacatcagaaagaatGGACCCTTGTTtgcctgtaagggcacgacagtaccgccttactACCACACTGCAACAGGCATCTTACCTTGCAGCATCCCTTGGACATGCccctgtatcgaggcaaacggtgtacaaaaggcttctgcagagtggcctttattgttgcagTCTGTTCACCTCTGGCGTGTCTtctcagaagggaacgtctagatttGAGTCTTCAACATGCCTCCTGAATGGTTGaatggtgggccaatgttcttttcacagatgagtccctatttggtctggagagtgatactCGACGGATTCGAATCTGGAGggcatgtggaacacgatttcagaaCCAAACACTGTGAAGAGAGACCTGTATCGAGAAGAATCCCTAATGGTTTGGGCAGGGATTACGTTGACCACTCAAACACTTCTTAATGAAATTGTATAGGTGAATCACAAGATTTAGCTGCTGTCAGGTACTGTGAGGAGAATTTGGGATCTCGTGCacggttgttgtgaggtgctgtgggcccagacttcatattgatggacaataatgctcaaCCTCGTAaagcacgagtggttgatgttttctgggAAACCGAAGGTATTTGCACGTatggcgtgacctgctcgctctccAGATTTGAATCCCCTAGAGCATGTCTGgtatgcactagggagatgggttgcatcacatcagcatccaacTACTACTCTCCAAGACGTGTGAGCAGCTCTGCATGATGAAGAATGGGTATTAtttttgcctcaacatgagattgatgtccCATTGttttcaggcctgtattggtgccagaagtGGTCACACCACATACTGAACACACTAACCCGTTGTCAGAAcctgtgtgcaaatctgttaagttgggaaaaaactaagaacatttttgtctactgttatgcatgttgcagttgattatgtTATGTTGTATTCTTTACatggtttctactttactgtcacctgttcatactgttttgtggcaaaataaattcaACCTTGCaaattttccatttgttgctttaattttggacactggtGTATATGATCTAGTTCAACATAATCAAATTTTTTCAACTGCATTATCCAAAGAACCATTGCTTCAGTTAAGACACATAGGTTCTTTTTGTTTTGACCTTGTTTGTGATGGTTTCTGTTGATGTAATAACTGGGACGCTGTACTGCTTGTGTCCTGTTCTTTCTGATTTTTGAAGTTGTATTGTTGTTCAATCAAAATAGTAAATAGTTATAACAAATAATTATACAGTTGCACTTCCATATATCTTCATTGTTGTTTCTTATCTTTCAGATGGGTGACTACAGTTATGGCGGATGAGGAGAAGGTCCTCAGATCTTTGAAAGCCACAAACAGTGCTTTTCTTAGGTTCATTAACAGCACTGAACGCAAAGTTGATGTTGTGTGGATGAACTACCAGGGTCAACATGTGAAGTTCAAAACCCTATTACCAGGCACGTTCTTCGATGCAAACACTTATGAGTCACATCCGTGGCTTTTCATAGATGCGGATACTCGTGACAGACTGGTTGTAAAATCAAAAGATGTGTATTTACCAGAACCATGGTTCAAACAGTATGAAAGGATACCCATTCCTATAGCTGCATTGCCCATGAGGATTGAAAGAACCAAAGtatacattacaatacctgtctTTCCTCTGCGACAGAGGGCTCTTCAGATTGTAAGAGATATGCTTCAGAGGCCAGAAGATGCTTTCAAGCTTGAAATTCCAACAACACTGCAGAAGCAGCTGGCAAGAATGGTTAGGGAGTGTTCACAAACACGCTTGAATTGCAACCCACCATAATATTTATGTAAGATGCTGtgtttttttatatgtttttgtgCAGATTAAGTTATCCTTCAGTTAGGTTGTAATTTGCATAGGAGCTAATTGTCTGTGATCATTAGGGTACTGATGAAGTTAGCCAAAATGACAGCAAATTATAACAGCAGGGATGAGGAGGGAGGTGCACATAATATGTGGTGCTCTACATGCAAGTCATATGGACTTGTTTTCAtggtaaaaataaataatttttatctcTTTAGAGACTACTCCAGATAATGGAGTTATACTTCCAAATTTGCTAGCAATAGTGGGAACAAATAATTTTTTCAACACATTTTGATGGAAGCAGCAGAAtatattattgttttctttttgaatCTTTTTGTGCTTTCATTATTCATCTGTATAGAGAAATGTTAATCAAGAAGTTTGACATTTGTATTTGTTTAATGTGCACAGTTAAATAATGTAAGATAAAGGAAGATAATGTGACTTTATTTGTCAAGTTAGATGTGAATTATGGAACAGTGTCATATATTTTCTGTGTTGATAGTTGAATGAAAATTGTTGAAATTAATAATAAACAATAGTTTTgaaaacctgttttcttttgtctcGAGATACCACACTTCTGAGAATTTGCTTCTGTTCAATGGTGATTTATTTACTGCGTGTTGTATTTTATTTGAATTGTGTTGACTGGAGCAAAATTAAATATGTATAAATACTATCCCGTGCTATATTGCAATTTAACTTGgatacaaaacagaaaattttgttaCTTTAGGTTTCTACAATGCTCACACATTGAAAATTTGCCCAAAATGGTTGTAAATATCTGTTGGAATATTTCTCAGCTCAACTGCTATATTGGAACCGGTCAAAGGAGTGTGCATACAACATGTTCAAAAAGCGTAAACAAACTtttgccagttgttgttgttgttgttgttgttgtggtcttcagtcctgagactggtttgatgcagctctccatgctactctatcctgtgcaagcttcttcatctcccagtacctactgcaacctacatgcttctgaatctgcttagtgtattgatctcttggtctccctctacgatttttaccctccacgctgccctccaatgctaaatttgtgatcccttgatgccccaaaacatgtcctaccaaccgatcccttttgcCAGTAACCTGATATTAATTACAAGAAAGAATACATCATGTAAGACATGCCCTGATGAATGAaaatattatgaccatctgcttaataatgTTTTAGTTCACTTTTGTTACACAATGCAGCAGTGATTCTGCAGAACATGGATATGACAAGTCCTTGTTAGGTTTCTGGATGTATGTGGCACCAGGTGTCTGCACACAGGACACCAGATTTCCATGCACTACAGACCATTGGTTTGTGGATGCAGACTGGTGCATGATAatgtgtcccagaaatgttccaTCAAGTTCAGATCGGGTGAATTTGGTCACAGCGATTGTGGTGCTTTTGGctcctaccacaggtcccatggaaggccAAATGAATATTCCTCATATTACCATAGTACTGTCCCCATTGGCCTATGTCTGTGGCATGGTACACATTTTGAACAGcagccaactctggcagctcagacctgagctgctggagttgacggtcatgtgtgcatgagggtgGGTGCTTGCTTATGTGTATGAAAGGTGTACCTGTGTCTCTATTTCTCtcctactgatgaaggctgtggccgaaagctttatgtaagtgtcttttaattatgcctgtctgcgaCTTAACACATcttttttatggtaagtaacagtctcttttcctacattgttgcccTTTTTTGAAGTCaacttacgtcagtggatttctccatttgtggcccatatcgtcactagaatgattccagTTCATCTCTGCTCTGCTTGGTTACTTTTCTGACCACGTTGTATGCCCACATGAGCACCAGGAACCATTCCATCTCATAGTGGCAGTAGTAATaatgttttgctcatcagtgtcaTTTCAAATGTCACATTGGTTTAGGTATAGTCCGTTTCTTGTGGAGTACATTGTGGCCTATGGGATTGCTTGAGTAATGTAACAAGGAATacttcagtaaaattcttctgggtatgttATCATGTCATATGTGATATAATGGCTGGATGCCCTGGTGTACTTTGTTGGTGCTTGGTAACTCGTACATTAACAATGAGAGTACACCGAAATGGCAATGTTGACTGCCAGCAGGTTAAACTTCCCAAGCTTTGAATATCTTTAAAGGCAAATGGCTGCAGCCCAAATACCACAAAGAAAACTGTATCAACAAGGAACGAGAACCAGGGCGCAAAGGAAGGACCACCACAACAAATTTTCTGCCATATGTAAGAGATGTTTGAGAGAGCGTGGACAAGGTTCTAGAACACTGGTGAATCAAACCTCTCTACTGCTGCTCTAATAAAAGAAGACTTACTGGGTTCCAATAAAGATGCTTTGCAAGAGGTTCATATGCCAGTAGTATATCAACTTACTTGTAATTGTGGACTGTTCTGTATTGGCATCACATACATAcaagttaagaatcatgagagatACATACGACTTGGTCCTAACTCTACATTGGCACTGGCAGAACATGAAGAGAAGTGTGGCAGATCCATACAATTTAAACAAGTGTGTATGTTAGCTGGGCAGCCACTACTAGCAGAAAATTAGAGGCTTTTGAGATACTGAAGTGGCCGGCCTACATGAAATGTGCGGAGGGCTTCCCTGGCCTTGCTTCTTTGGTTACCGGATATGAGCCAGCCACTGGGATGGTTGTCATACTGCAAACACCTTACTAGAGGCTACAGGGAGCACTTACAGGTATGTTGCCACTGGCCACTATGTAACTAGCACTGGAATTATCCTCTGGATTCACTGACAACAATCAACATTTATACCAAATATCCTCAGCAATAAGTATCTGATATCTCTATCACCCAGTCATACATAGTATGTTAGGGCCCCCAGAAATTCTCAAACAATGTCTAAAAAGCAGTTGCTATTAAGCAAATGTAGTCATTCTGAAAGTTTCGTGTAGCAAGTTACAGGTTGGCAGTTTTATCAGTCACACACAAACAGgctcaactcttctgccagaagaaggagccactggctctgaaggtttgtaaaagttaaacccttcTATGCATGCATGTGCACATGTGCCACCGCCTTGAAGAATAGATTTTTATCTATCCGTTTACACTAATTTGTTATTGTGTAAGATTTATGACAATACCAAGTTGCAATCAGTACAGGTGCTTACAATATTTTGCAAACCGGGCAAAGAAAATACTGGAATGTCTCTCGAAGGTAGTCTGCATAATAAAAGATCACTGATTTGACTGAATCCTActtttactttcaaaattattgttgggtgggcaaaagacaactgtcccataaaatatttaaaagtcCAACATGGAACTGACTTTGTTAATGAGAAGGAGAACTGTCCAGTACAGAAATGCTGGACACTATTATTTTGAAGCACCAGTTGGTTCTGCCAAATGTGTGCACCTAAGCATCACCAACATGCCCTGCCCCAGAACTTCACTGTGTCATTATGTTTGAGTGAGTGAGAGGAGCAGTCATGTTTCATGATCTGTTGGAGCAGCACAAAATGGTACTCATAATAAATCAGTGTGTGTCCATTGCTGAATATTATGTAAAACACAGTTCATGGGAAACATGTATGGAACGGTTTGTGCAAGTGCATGAGGCTAGAAATGTTTTGATAAAACTTCCAGTAATCTCTGCACTATAAAACTTAGAGGTAAAATGGCACAATACGGGCTCTGTAGTTAACAAAAACTGATAACTATCCGAAAAGTGCTTGGACACAAGGAAACATTTGTTGAGTGCAGGGAAGCGTGGAACAAAGTCCGACAAATTCTCAGTACTGTTTCCTGTGCAAGTGGGAATTGAGAGATGGTTGTTTCCAAACACTATTAAAAAGGACCTGCATCTGTATCCTTACAAATTTATTACTACTACACACCATTTAAAGTGTACAGATGAACATATACGTGTGGAGTTCCGCTACTGGTTTCCGAATGAAGGGGAATCGAGGCATTTAGAACTTCAGTTTTTCACTTCTCCAGATGAGGCACAGTTCTGCCCATGAGGGTATGTGAACTCTCAGAGCATGCGTCATTATGCATCAGAAAATTTGCATCAGTACTTTGAAGACCATAGCACAACCTCAAGATTGGTGTTTGGTGCACAATGTCTGGTGTCCACATAATTACACGATTCCTTCACTAAACTGTTTATACTAGATGGTATATCCAGAAACTGTTTAATCTGTATGTGGATGAACTCTCAGAAGATGAACAACTGTATGGATACTTTTAGCAAGGTGGAGCTACAGCATGCTCTGCCTTGATGACCTTGCTCGAAATTTCATTGAGGAGAGGATGCTCAACAGAGGTAATGCAATCTTGTGGCCATCTCGATTGCCTGATTTTCTACCTGTGGAGAAAATTGATCAAGTGTACTCTTATAACCTTCACACATACTAAAAGACAGACCTGCTCACAATTTGTTAAATCTGTCGTAGCGCTGAACCAACAACATTGGTGACAGTTTCTAGCGTCTTCTGTGATGTTGACTAAAAAGGGTCAATCCTGCATCAGTCTTACtctaatttattttttcttctttgggACAGATTTATTTTGCCCATCCTATGTAAGATCTTCGCATTCTACTAACTATTGCATTGTTGTGCTCATTTAGCTTCATAGTTAGAACTGAGTGAAGTTGCACAGCAGGAAAAACCATGGACTAATATTTGAGCAGAGTGAGTTATACTCGCCATATACCATATTTTGTGAGTTTCCTTAAAATCACTGCATTTGAATGCCAGAATTGCTCCCTAAATTGCACTGTGTGTAATTCTCCTCTCGCAACACTGGAACTATTGCTCTCTCTTTAATTTTCATCATGTGAACACAGTATTAAACACGCAATTCCACCTTCCTCCTCCATCCTCCTCTGTCCCTTTGGAAACTTACTTACATAATGTCGTAATACTGAGGAAGCTCCATAAATACTTTTGGTGTGTATGTAGGAGATACATTCTACTGTTAATGGCGACACAGTAAGTTTGTTATACAATTTAAGCAGTTGCATCTTTATTCCCTTCAATTACTTGTAGAACTTAAAAGTATTTTCTTAGACCAACTTTAGAAGTCGAGTGTACACAGGTGAGCCAAAAAACCTAAGATCCTTTGTATGGCAACACTTAATTAGCTCTTTTTTTTCCTGTGACAATGACATAGAGGTGCTCATCTACCTACAGTGACATACAGATCAAGAGAGGCATTGGGCATCACAATATGGTTTACTGTCAAAATCTTGAAAGTATATATTCTTAGAAGAGTTGAGGAATATATTGCTTTTAGGTATGTGAGAAAGGAAAAggaggtaaaattagagattcTAGCTCACATGGAGGCTTATCAGAAACCATTCTTCTTGCATATCATTTGAAAGGGGAAATGgaattttttggggggggggggggggggggggatgaattttCTGTAATGCAGCACATAGATGTTTACAGTTTGATAATTGTGAGCAAGATTGCTATGTCTGctattattgtaacttgtgtagtGTGTCTTCTCTACAGAACAAATAGTTCCTTATACATGGAATATTCTTATTATTTTGTATTCTGATCATCTAATGTCAGTTTGTCTattggagggagaggggagggggttctacatctacatggttattctgcaactctcacttaaatgcctggcagagggttcatcgaaccattttcatactacttctctaccaatccactctcgaatccagctttagccaactttctgttcctatagCGATTTCAGCTTCAATGCTTTCTATCAGCGATTGAAGctttggtacttttccaacacagctacgacaatttacaactacaataccaactcTCGTTTGGTCGACACTCTttatttctttgccctgtaccgagcgaggtggcgcagtggttagacactggactcgcattcgggaggacgacggttcaatcccgcgtctgaccatcctgatttaggttttccgtgatttccctaaatcgctccaggcaaatgccgggatggttcctttcaaagggcacagccgacttccttccccgtcttccctaatccgatgagaccgatgacctcgctgtctggtctccttccccgaaacaaccaaccaaccaaccaaccatctttgccctgtaccctttgagactggagccctttttgatctttcctgagactgtctaacctaaaaataccgcccagtccacaccacactgcccctgccacccgtgtagccgccttctgtctgtagtggacacctgacctatttagcggagcccgaaaccccaccaccctgtggcgcaagtcgatgactctgcagcctacacggtcgcaaatccttctgagcctctgattcagaccttccattcggctctgtaccaaaggtccacaatcggttctgtcgatgatgctgcagatgatgagctaTGCCTTCATCTCGCTAGAAAGATTTGCAGTCTTCACCATTCAGATAGCCAccaaaaaccagagagaatctcttccgatctatAGCGACAtatatattttggaagatgaatagtgagttgtaagtagccataaaagttCCAGCTCCACCCCTGTTAAAAACGTTCGTAATaccaaattttaaataattttcttgaaagaaaaaggtCTGACTGCATTACATTTTTCCTTTCCATAAGAGCTTTATAATTTGGGGGCAGGGGCTCTGTTGTattcatatatactctgcaaaccattacgAAGTGCTTTGAAGAGGCTACTTTCCTGTGTACCACATTcagcgtttacatgttgaatgtggGAGCTGCTTAAATGCCTTTGTGCATGTTGTAATTagccttatctttgtggtctctaTGGTGGTGTTATGTGCAAGGCTGTAGtatatttctaaatttctcaatTAGTACTTATTCTTGGCACTATGCTGGTAGACTTTCACAGGGTAATTGGTgtatgtcttcaagagtctgcctgtTCAGGTTTTCTAGCATTTCTGTGATGCttccaatcagtcaaacaaatttgTGGCCATGCTGTCATCATTTGTATGTGTTCTGTATGCACTGTTAGCTCTATTTGATATGGGTCACACACTCTTGAGCAATGTTCTCAGATGAGTCCGGCAAGTGTTTTGTAAACTGTGTCCTCTGTAGAGAGACTACATTTTCCGTGTGACCTACCAATaactgaagtctgctacctgctttacctgtGATTGAGCCTGTGTTATCATTTTGGACCATATCCCCACAAATCGCCACACCCTGGTAATTGGACTGTTGTAATTGATTTTgttgtcataggatactacatttttgtgTACTTTATGCTGGCCTAATATCTGGAAAGATCAGTAGACTCCTATGGAAAaatggcatccagtgtatttcgtTCTCTTGACATGTTAAAGATGACCTATGTCTTCATAAGCCAGCTGTAGATTGCATTCCATGTGAACTATCAGCAACATATCCGACTAAAACAGTCAAGCAAATCAGCTGTTGCTGAAACTACCTCGAATGTAATTGTGAAATGAGGAGACCAGTATTGTGGAGTAAATGACTAGCTTTTGGGACAGCAATATTAAGGAGCCTATTGAAATAAAGATATCAGCAAACCTAATAAACAGGGATGGAGAATTTAATTTAAATAACATGTATGGTCCATCTCTTAAGTTATTAACCATCATATCAATCAGAGTTGGAAAATGCTAAGGGAAATTGTTTTTTAATGGAGTATCAGTGCATGTTCtgtaaaacaaaagagcatcaaaagGCACAGTGGGTGCCGAGAATCGAATTCAGCTATAGATAGTGGCTAACAGTGCAATTGGACTCCAGACAGCGGGTACACACAATAGCAAGGCTCACAGCTCCTGCAAAAGGCAGCTTTGCTGCTCATGGAAATACTATgtagaaaatggaaacaacaactgagCGGAATACCTGGAATCACTCTTATTACGTGCACAgttttttcaggcagtacttcactacagataactgcctcttagtctgaggttactattaatatcatcTTTCAGCTCATTAATGGTACGATGTGTATAGCAGGGATctgaacacacttccctgggacatacCTAAATCAGCTGTTGAATACCCTCCATGTGAGACAACATGCCGTGTCTTTCCTAGCAGGAAATctcaatccattcacaaatttcatttggcaccctatatgatcatacttttgttaATGAGTCTTGGTGTGGTACTGAGCCGAAGgttttttggaagtcaagaaatactgcatccacctgtTTGGCTTGACCCCTGCCTTTCAGGATAACTTGTGAGAAAAGTGGGTGTCGAGCTCCACAAAGTATTCATTTCAGaagctcagcatatagaaaaaggcaaaataccgaccaAGAAAATGCAAGTATTTTTGTGGGTGCCATTTTAGGTGAGTGTCCAGGAGAGCAGAATGACTGCAGTATGAGTGAGGACTAGAGAAAATAGTTGCCTGCTCTCTGTCAGTTTGATTGCCATGGCCCCATTActgaagagaacagtgtgcagagcaTGATGTAAGATTAGGTTCAACTGAACCAATAGTTTTAATAAGGTATGTAGTCATTTGGCTTCTTTAATTATATCTCAATTATTTGTTTGTACTTAAAGTGACCACAAAAGTATTAAGCTTTTGCTCTTTGTGGTTATGTCATTTGTTGGTCAAGAGTGCAATCATCTTGAAGTGCTTTAAAGGTCTACTTGTGATATTAATACATGGTTTTTTAATTACACTAACTACAAGTGATTAAGACTTCGGTTTATTTTGATAAGTTTTAGAATATTTTGATGACTTTTGGAATAACTATTTGCAATAAGAGGAAAGTGAGGGCAGCACTGAACATTACTGCTAATTGGGACAGCATAGTGGTGAAGATGGGACTCTTGTTCAAGACGATTGGTGATCAAATCCTGTCCAGCCCTCCAGATGAAGTATTtgtgtggtttctctaaatcactcaacagatgccggtatggttcctttgaaacaaaGAAGACCAGTCTCCTTcctcaatctgagcttgtgctccatcccttTGATCCTCATCAGTGGGATGTAAAATTTTTACCTTAATTGAAACTCACTCACAGATTAAACTGTATGCACAGAGCTTTGCCTATCATGGGAAATGTTCTTACAGAATTTATACGGGGCCAGATCAGGAGCAGACttcacagcctcagttctgccaatACCTATCTCCTCTTCTCCAAGTATCAGAGAAGCTCACACACATACTCGGCTGGACTAAAATTTCTGGAAGAAAGAATCTTGCAAAGAAATTACTGTGGCACATTATAGGTCATTGTcctgagaatgaaattttcactctgcaatggagtgtgcactgGTTTTGAAAAGCCAGAAGATTAGAACTATGTACTAGCACTGGCACTCAAAACCTTGACTATTGTGGACAATAATCCTGCTGAAGCAGTTCTCCAGGCATAACTCAAtgacctaccccctccccccttccaacttcacttttattaataaaccttTACTGTTTTCTAAACTTGAAGCTGTGGAACGGAGAAGGTTGCTTAGGAGACTGTAGCTATGAAGGCTGTTCCTTTGGAGACAATTCCTGAGGACCTGTTTGCTATGGAGACAGTTGCTATCGAAACAGTTCCTGTGGATATTTTTGGATACAGTTACTGTGGAGATTGTTCCTATAGATACAGTTGCTGTAAGGTCAGTTATTATGGAGATGGTTGCTTGGGAGAAGGTATCTATGGAAATGGTTCTGTGATGAAGCAGGTTGGCTCCCATTATCCTACTTTGTATGCACTCCTATTCGTGTATTAACTTTCAGTatgttttttctttcaaaattccaaTTTTAAAGTTCCTGCATTAAACACACAGTATGCAAATAATCAAAATTGTAGAAAGAAATTCCCCCCACAAAACTTTGTTATTATGATTATTCAGTTTGTTGTTCAGAGTATAATGGACTAATTAGTTTCATCAGAAATGATGACAATCAAAAGTTATTACAATTAAAGTTTTGGGCATCTAGCCCTTAGCAAAATCTTATGTGCTCATACATAGATTCAGAAGGAGAGGCTAATTCCAAATTAAAAGACTACTTTTCCTGTTTTCAGTAACATATATGCATTATCCCAGGCTTCATTAGTTCAAAATTAAAGATTTCACATGGTTTGAATTTTCAGCGTCAATTATAGCCAAACTACTGTACATTTCAGGGATATGTTGGTATATTTTTGATTGCCTGATTTTTCTGAATTCAGTGAGACCCATATTGATGAGCAAGAGTTCCTAATTAAAATTactaaattttcaataattaatttttaatatacaAGATGTATCCCATGGTCATGAACCTAGAATTTCCACTGCACAGGCATAAATTGTAGTTGGAGTCATTAACGATGACGgttgagtttaggcttgttctgcactCCTACATCAGCATTCCCTgacagccaatgagcattcagtagtCTGCTGTGAATTTCATAGGTAATACAAATGTTGAATGTGATCATaatgtgttatttaatgaatttttattccatttgttgcaagttgtgaTGTTCGATGGTGGTGGTAGGCAAAAAATTCTGCGCAAGCAACTGAGAGACAATTTGTAGGATACACTCTTTGATCAAGCTTAAAGCACTTGTGTGAGCATACCGTAACTGACACTTGAAACTGACAATAATGCAATCCTCATCCACACCTTGACCTGTATGAATTGCCACCATTTGAGAATCAGATTATAGTTGTGCATATTTTAATAGATGGTACTTATGATGAATACGATAAATAATATACAAACAAAATTGAATGACAGACTCAATAGCCAATAAAAGATGACATTTTTAGCTTATAGAATGTATAAACTGCTGTAAATTAACAATGTTCATTAACATCATGGAGCTGATTGTTGCAAGGCCAGCAATCGTGCCATTTCAGTCAGCCTGTTCTAAGTCTTTGTTTA
This genomic interval from Schistocerca serialis cubense isolate TAMUIC-IGC-003099 chromosome 8, iqSchSeri2.2, whole genome shotgun sequence contains the following:
- the LOC126416280 gene encoding von Hippel-Lindau disease tumor suppressor, whose protein sequence is MADEEKVLRSLKATNSAFLRFINSTERKVDVVWMNYQGQHVKFKTLLPGTFFDANTYESHPWLFIDADTRDRLVVKSKDVYLPEPWFKQYERIPIPIAALPMRIERTKVYITIPVFPLRQRALQIVRDMLQRPEDAFKLEIPTTLQKQLARMVRECSQTRLNCNPP